The DNA segment GTCTTTCACGTTCAGGAGCCCGACGACGTTGTCGATATGCTCGTGGTAGACCGGGATCCGGGAGAAACCCGTCTCGTTGAAGATGGAGAGGGCGTTCTCGAGCGTGGATGCGTCCTCGATCATGACGACGTCTATTCGCGGCGTCATCACCTCGCGAACCGTCGTGTCTCCAAAGCGCAGTACGGAGTAGAGCATGTCCCGCTCCTCCTCCTCGATGGTGCCCTCCTCCTCGCCGACGTCGATCCATTCCTTGATCTCCTCCTCGGTGACGACCGGCTCGGTCACGCCGGGCCTGAAGGCGAACTGCCGCTTGATGCGGTCAGCGACCCAGAGCACCGGGTAGAGCACTCTCGAGAGGTAGAGGATCGGCAGGGCGACGCGGAGCGCGAGTGTCTCGGTATTCCGGGAGGCATACATCTTCGGCCCGATCTCGCCGAAGACCAGCATCAGGATGACCGTAACCCCGGTCGCTATCCCGATACCGACGTCGCCGTAGATGGCGATCGCGATCGCGGTCGCGAGCGATGCCGCGGCCACGTTGACGATGTTGTTCCCGATCAGGATGGTGATCAGGAGGCCGTCGGTCGATTTCTTCAGTGTATCGAGTGCTTTCGCTCCCTTTCGACCCTGATTTAAGAGGGCGCGGACTTTCGCCCGGGTTATCGATATGAGGGCGACTTCCGAACTCGAGAAGAAGCCCGAAAGGAGCAGACAAACAACGAATAAAATGATCTCTATAGTTAGAAGGTCTACGACTACCATTGACTCCACGCCGCATCAAGCGGCAGCATCCGGTATTGAATGATTCCCGGCATTTTATGAATTATGTCGTGGGCAGATGTTATAAAACCAGCGCTTCACGGGAATACCACTCGTAGCGCCTCCGATTCCTGCGAAAGAAGCACGACCTTCTCCTCGGACGAGAGCGCCCCGGGAAAGACCATGTCCTCGAGTTCCAGCGTGAGGTATCCACCGTAGCCCCGGTCGGCAAGTTCCGCAAGCACCTGCAATGCCTCGGGGTCGTCGTGGATGGGGTGGTGAGGCCGCCCGTTCCCGCCGAGCGCGCTGACGTGGACGTTGACCATCCGCTCGATGCAGAGATCGATGAACCGGATTACCTCGTCGCAGGACGTCATCATGGCGTGCCCCATATCCAGCGTGAACCAGAGCCAGGGTTCCCGATCGAGCACCTCGGCCGCGTCCTCCGCCGTCGAGAGGAGGGTGTTGACCCGGGGTTCCATGTTCTCGATCGCCACCTTCACCCGCGTCCCCTCGGCGGCTTCGCGGAGCCGGGCGATGTAGTCCTCGAACCGCCGGTAGTCGTAGGCGCTCGGGTGGCGTTTCGCCGTCCGCTTCCCCGGGTGGACGGTGACCACGGCGGCACCCATCCGCTCCGCCATCCGGACGGCCTCGAGGGCGTAGTCGACAGAGATCTCGGCGACCCGCGGGTTGATGGAACAGGGGTTCAGGTCCAGCGACGGGGCGTGAACGGTAATCGGCGAGAGTTCCGGATGATCCGCGATGCACCGGCCAAGTTCGTCTTCAGGGCGGTCGCGAAGCCAGAAGTGCGGCGTCTCGACCCAGAACTCGAGCCCGTCGAGGCCGGACTCGGCGACGTAGTCGAAGATATGGTCGCAGGGATACTCGTGGAAGAACATGGTCGAGACGGCGAAACGACCCATAACACTACTTGATATAAACCATCGGTCTAATAGATTGTGATGATGCTCGGCGGTCATTCCACCGGCCCGGAACGGTTCGGCACCCCGATATTCGGGGTCTCGGAGGTCTCGGGGCTCATCTGCGACCTCCTCGACGACGCCCGCCTGCGCCGGATCTGGGTGCGGGGGGAGGTGACCAACTACAAGAACCACGCCTCCGGCCACCGTTATTTCTCACTCTCCGAGCGAAACGGAAGAAGTTCCGCGGTGATCAACTGCGTCATGTGGCGCACCTCCGCTTCAACGCTCGCGTTCGCGCCCAAAGACGGCATGGACGTCCTCGCCTGGGGCTCCGTGGAGGTCTACGAGCCTCACGGCAGGTACCAGCTGATCGTCCGGGAGATGCTCCCGGCTGGCCTCGGCGAACGCCACCTCATGGTCGAGCGCTGGAAACAGGAACTCGACGCCGAAGGGCTCTTCGATCCCGGGCGGAAACGGCCTCTGCCCCTTTTCCCGCAGCGGATCGGCGTGGTCACCTCACCGACCGGCGCGGCGGTGAAGGATATCCTCTCGGTCATCTCCCGGCGGTATCCGGCGGACGTTATCCTCTCCCCGACGGCGGTCCAGGGTGAGGGGGCGCACGTCGAGATCGCGGAGGCGATCCGGCGGATCGACGGGCTCGCGGACGTGATCATCGTCGGGCGCGGCGGGGGGAGTTTCGAGGATCTCTTCGCTTTCAACCACCCGGACGTCGTGCGGGCGGTCGCGGCGTGCAGGACGCCCGTGATCAGCGCCGTCGGGCACGAGGTGGACACCGCCCTCTGCGACTTCGCCGCGGACCTCCGGGCGCCGACGCCGTCCGCGGCGGCGGAACGGGCGGTTCCGGAACGCCGGGAGGTGCTCCGGGAACTTGCCGGGTGCGAGGAGAGGATGCACCTGCTCGTCCATAGCCGCCTCGCCGCTTCACAGAGCGAGGTCGAGGAACTCCGGGAGCGCATGCGCCCCGGACGGCTCGCGCGCCGCATCAACGAGCGGATGCAGCGCCTCGCCGAACACGACGACCTGCTCCGGCGGGCGGCGGTCGCCCGGGTGCAGCGGGAACGCTCCGCCCTCGCGGAGCTCCGCGCCAACCTCGAAGGAAAGAACCCTCTCGCCATCCTGGAGCGGGGATACTGCATCGTCGAGGCGGGCGGCAGGGTCGTGAGGAGCGCCGCGAGCCTCGCACCGGGCGAGCGCGTGACGATCAGGATGATGGACGGCCGGGCAGTCGCCGTCGTGGAGGAGACAACGTATGACGAAAACCTTTGAAGAGAAACTGGAAGAACTGCGGGGGATTGTC comes from the Methanoculleus marisnigri JR1 genome and includes:
- a CDS encoding hemolysin family protein; amino-acid sequence: MVVVDLLTIEIILFVVCLLLSGFFSSSEVALISITRAKVRALLNQGRKGAKALDTLKKSTDGLLITILIGNNIVNVAAASLATAIAIAIYGDVGIGIATGVTVILMLVFGEIGPKMYASRNTETLALRVALPILYLSRVLYPVLWVADRIKRQFAFRPGVTEPVVTEEEIKEWIDVGEEEGTIEEEERDMLYSVLRFGDTTVREVMTPRIDVVMIEDASTLENALSIFNETGFSRIPVYHEHIDNVVGLLNVKDVFSAAFRQQTSATIPSLMYEPYFVPESKKIDELLKELQVKKQHMAVVLDEYGSFAGIVTVEDMLEELVGEIMDEFDEEEPEVQQVEEGVYLVDARAWVEHLNEDLELFLPLTDAYESIGGLVIDRLGHIPRRGEVVKIEESNITLVVMQMRGRRIVKVKLIIASQNAPGEAR
- a CDS encoding sugar phosphate isomerase/epimerase family protein; protein product: MGRFAVSTMFFHEYPCDHIFDYVAESGLDGLEFWVETPHFWLRDRPEDELGRCIADHPELSPITVHAPSLDLNPCSINPRVAEISVDYALEAVRMAERMGAAVVTVHPGKRTAKRHPSAYDYRRFEDYIARLREAAEGTRVKVAIENMEPRVNTLLSTAEDAAEVLDREPWLWFTLDMGHAMMTSCDEVIRFIDLCIERMVNVHVSALGGNGRPHHPIHDDPEALQVLAELADRGYGGYLTLELEDMVFPGALSSEEKVVLLSQESEALRVVFP
- the xseA gene encoding exodeoxyribonuclease VII large subunit, which produces MMLGGHSTGPERFGTPIFGVSEVSGLICDLLDDARLRRIWVRGEVTNYKNHASGHRYFSLSERNGRSSAVINCVMWRTSASTLAFAPKDGMDVLAWGSVEVYEPHGRYQLIVREMLPAGLGERHLMVERWKQELDAEGLFDPGRKRPLPLFPQRIGVVTSPTGAAVKDILSVISRRYPADVILSPTAVQGEGAHVEIAEAIRRIDGLADVIIVGRGGGSFEDLFAFNHPDVVRAVAACRTPVISAVGHEVDTALCDFAADLRAPTPSAAAERAVPERREVLRELAGCEERMHLLVHSRLAASQSEVEELRERMRPGRLARRINERMQRLAEHDDLLRRAAVARVQRERSALAELRANLEGKNPLAILERGYCIVEAGGRVVRSAASLAPGERVTIRMMDGRAVAVVEETTYDENL